Proteins encoded by one window of Halomonas sp. Bachu 37:
- a CDS encoding IS256 family transposase, producing the protein MNDSTLRALSQPEPQVANPLHELLRQGARDLIAKAVEAELAAFLAQTADQRLDDGRQAVVRNGYLPERTVQTGVGDVSVQVPKVRDRSGGGARFNNSLLPPYLKRARSIEELIPWLYLKGISTGDYQEALAALLGEQAKGLSANTVSRLKKQWEAEHTDWRQRDLSDRRYVYWWADGIYSHVRMDDRLCLLVIIGVTEQGRKELVAVEDGFRESADSGKTLLMGLRERGLTQAPKLAVGDGAMGFWAALSKIHPETDHQRCWVHKTANVLNKLPKSVQPKVKADLHDIWMAETRDEAHKAFERTLKRFEAKYPKAMACLAKDRDELLAFYDYPAEHWVHIRTTNPIESAFATVRLRTKRSRNCGSRATTLTMVFKLLQSAQKRWRRIKHFQKLELVVSNVKFQDGEQVTDQSDRTAA; encoded by the coding sequence ATGAACGATTCTACCCTCCGGGCTCTTTCACAACCAGAACCCCAGGTCGCTAACCCGCTGCACGAGCTGCTGCGCCAAGGCGCCCGTGACCTGATCGCCAAGGCCGTCGAGGCTGAACTGGCCGCTTTCCTGGCGCAGACTGCCGACCAACGGCTCGATGATGGCCGCCAAGCCGTGGTCCGCAACGGTTACCTGCCCGAGCGGACTGTCCAGACTGGGGTCGGGGATGTCAGCGTGCAGGTACCCAAGGTGCGTGACCGCAGCGGCGGTGGCGCTCGCTTCAACAACAGCCTGCTGCCGCCCTACCTGAAGCGGGCCCGTAGCATCGAGGAACTGATCCCCTGGCTCTACCTGAAGGGGATCTCCACCGGCGACTACCAGGAGGCCCTGGCGGCACTGCTGGGCGAACAGGCCAAGGGGCTCTCGGCCAACACGGTGTCTCGGCTCAAGAAGCAATGGGAGGCCGAGCATACCGACTGGCGGCAGCGGGATCTGTCAGACCGACGCTACGTCTACTGGTGGGCCGACGGCATCTACAGCCATGTCCGCATGGATGACCGCCTGTGCCTGCTGGTGATCATCGGCGTCACCGAGCAGGGCCGCAAGGAACTGGTGGCCGTCGAGGACGGCTTCCGCGAGTCGGCGGATAGCGGGAAGACGCTGCTGATGGGCCTGCGAGAACGCGGCCTAACTCAGGCTCCCAAGCTGGCAGTAGGCGACGGCGCCATGGGGTTCTGGGCGGCGCTGAGCAAGATTCACCCCGAAACCGACCATCAACGCTGCTGGGTCCACAAGACGGCTAATGTACTGAACAAATTGCCGAAATCCGTTCAGCCCAAGGTCAAGGCCGACCTCCATGACATCTGGATGGCCGAGACCCGCGACGAGGCGCACAAGGCCTTCGAGCGCACCCTGAAACGCTTCGAGGCCAAGTACCCCAAGGCGATGGCGTGCTTGGCCAAGGATCGGGACGAACTGCTGGCGTTCTACGACTACCCGGCAGAGCACTGGGTGCACATCCGCACCACCAACCCGATCGAGTCGGCCTTCGCCACGGTCCGCCTAAGGACCAAGCGCAGCCGGAACTGCGGCTCCCGAGCGACGACCCTGACGATGGTCTTCAAGCTGCTTCAGAGCGCCCAGAAACGCTGGAGACGCATCAAGCATTTTCAGAAATTGGAACTGGTCGTCAGCAACGTCAAGTTCCAGGACGGAGAGCAGGTAACTGATCAGTCAGACAGGACTGCCGCCTGA
- a CDS encoding PHB depolymerase family esterase, which translates to MNRLAEEQLCCVFYPAQPMTANSSKCWNWFKAEDQQREGIEPAILACLTRQIIYTHGLDASRVYVAGLSAGGAMATTLVNDLSGSVCDGGRALRAAPRCGPELPPMP; encoded by the coding sequence ATGAACCGACTGGCCGAAGAGCAGCTGTGTTGCGTGTTCTATCCGGCCCAGCCGATGACCGCCAACAGCTCGAAGTGCTGGAACTGGTTCAAGGCCGAAGACCAGCAACGTGAGGGTATTGAGCCAGCTATCCTTGCCTGTTTGACCCGTCAGATCATCTACACGCACGGGCTCGATGCGAGCCGGGTCTATGTCGCCGGCCTCTCGGCAGGCGGGGCCATGGCGACGACCCTGGTAAATGACCTATCCGGATCTGTTTGCGACGGTGGGCGTGCACTCCGGGCTGCCCCACGGTGTGGCCCAGAGCTTCCCCCGATGCCCTAG
- a CDS encoding IS3 family transposase (programmed frameshift), translated as MTKKRAFSPEFRLEAAQLVVDQGYSLKAACEAMGVGKSTMEYWVRRLRAERAGKTPLKGEALTPEQREIQELKRKLRRVEEEKEIFKKGYCSLDVGLPEQFSIIERLEESYAVQHLCQVFGVHRSSYRAWRDRDRRPCETEQKLLDQVVEAHTVSNGSAGARSIAKMVTQAGTSLSRYRASRRMKQLGLVSTQPPSHAYKKADQPHLDIPNFLDREFDVKEPNQVWTGDITYIWTGARWAYLAVVIDLYARKPVGWALSLSPNTELVKKALTMAYESRREPPDILFHSDQGCQYTSLAFRQMLWRYRMTQSLSRRGNCWDNAPTERFFRSLKTEWMPEIGYPNVAAAKQSVTDYMIGYYSSLRPHKHNGGLPPNVAEKNYWNTQNSVAKNT; from the exons ATGACGAAGAAGAGAGCGTTCAGTCCGGAATTTCGCTTGGAGGCGGCCCAGCTCGTGGTCGATCAGGGTTACTCGCTGAAGGCGGCGTGTGAGGCCATGGGCGTTGGCAAATCCACCATGGAGTATTGGGTACGCAGGCTTCGTGCTGAGCGGGCAGGCAAGACTCCGCTGAAAGGTGAGGCTCTGACGCCGGAACAGCGTGAGATTCAGGAACTGAAGCGCAAGCTGCGGCGGGTGGAGGAAGAGAAGGAAATAT TTAAAAAAGGCTACTGCTCTCTTGATGTCGGACTCCCTGAACAATTCTCGATAATCGAGCGACTTGAAGAGAGCTATGCGGTGCAGCACTTGTGCCAGGTGTTTGGGGTGCATCGCAGTAGCTACCGGGCCTGGCGTGACCGGGACAGAAGGCCCTGTGAGACTGAGCAGAAGCTGCTGGACCAGGTTGTCGAGGCGCATACCGTCAGTAACGGCTCTGCCGGCGCTCGCAGCATCGCCAAAATGGTCACGCAGGCTGGAACATCGCTGAGTCGTTACCGGGCCAGCAGACGGATGAAGCAGTTGGGGCTGGTGAGCACACAGCCGCCAAGCCACGCCTACAAGAAGGCGGATCAGCCGCACCTGGATATCCCGAATTTTCTCGATCGGGAATTCGACGTAAAGGAGCCCAATCAGGTATGGACCGGCGACATTACCTATATTTGGACAGGGGCACGCTGGGCTTATCTGGCGGTGGTCATCGATTTGTATGCCCGTAAACCCGTGGGCTGGGCATTGTCCTTGTCTCCGAATACGGAGCTGGTGAAGAAGGCACTGACCATGGCCTACGAATCGCGTCGAGAGCCACCGGACATTCTGTTTCATTCGGATCAGGGTTGCCAGTACACCAGCCTGGCATTCCGACAGATGCTCTGGCGCTACCGGATGACGCAGAGTCTCAGTCGCCGTGGCAATTGCTGGGATAATGCCCCGACAGAGCGCTTCTTCAGGAGTCTGAAAACGGAATGGATGCCAGAGATTGGCTACCCCAATGTTGCGGCGGCGAAGCAATCTGTCACTGATTATATGATCGGTTACTACAGCAGCCTCAGGCCGCACAAGCATAACGGTGGCCTACCGCCGAATGTGGCAGAAAAGAACTACTGGAATACTCAAAATTCGGTGGCCAAAAACACTTGA